A window of Primulina huaijiensis isolate GDHJ02 chromosome 9, ASM1229523v2, whole genome shotgun sequence contains these coding sequences:
- the LOC140984170 gene encoding 2-succinylbenzoate--CoA ligase, chloroplastic/peroxisomal-like, translating into MANYSEAHICQCLSRLATARRESVVTIDGDRRKTGIQFVEGVVGLANGLLQLGVVPGDVVAISALNSDLYLEWILAITYIGGIVAPLNYRWGLEEAKSAMDVAKPVLLVTDSSRGFWHSKFSIDSVPSLRLHVLMGMDVKPINTETIFATELMKEPIGKSVNLDYVWAPERAAVICFTSGTTGRPKGATLTHSALVVQSLAKIAIVRYDDNDIYLHTGPLCHIGGISSAMAVLMAGGCHVMMPKFEARLACEAIREHSVTSLITVPTMMADLITINRAQQPSGSFESVTKILNGGGGLSPLLFQDATKIFPRATILSAYGMTEACSSLTFMTLKDPTQDRSHTQKQNDVTNSNLSAQGGVCVGKPAPHIELKVHAEEPSSPGRIFMRGPHAMLRYWGQSMHSNPFNQGWIDTGDIGQLDDRGNLWLFGREKDKIKTGGENIYPEEVESVISLHPGVSKIVVVGVPDARLTEMVIGCVQLKQGWRWSDGNSAEAGAQVLSGESLRQYCKDKNLTGFKIPKRFVLWRTEFPLTTTGKLRRDQVRAQLISQTQFLSSKL; encoded by the exons ATGGCTAACTACTCCGAAGCTCACATCTGCCAGTGCTTGAGCCGCCTGGCCACCGCCCGCCGAGAATCTGTCGTAACGATCGATGGGGACCGGCGGAAAACAGGAATACAGTTCGTGGAGGGAGTTGTTGGGTTGGCCAATGGGCTTCTACAACTCGGGGTCGTACCGGGCGATGTGGTAGCCATTTCTGCTCTTAACAG TGATTTGTATCTGGAATGGATCCTTGCTATCACTTACATTGGAGGAATTGTTGCTCCACTCAATTACAGATGG GGGTTGGAGGAAGCGAAATCAGCAATGGACGTGGCGAAACCGGTGTTACTGGTGACGGATTCGAGCCGTGGTTTCTGGCATTCCAAGTTCAGCATAGATAGCGTGCCATCTTTGAGATTGCATGTGTTGATGGGCATGGATGTTAAGCCCATTAACACTGAAACCA TTTTTGCAACTGAATTGATGAAAGAGCCTATTGGAAAATCTGTTAATCTAGACTATGTTTGGGCACCTGAAAGAGCTGCAGTGATTTGTTTCACCTCAG GTACCACGGGACGGCCAAAAGGAGCTACCTTAACTCATTCAGCTTTAGTTGTGCAATCCCTTGCAAAAATAGCGATAGTTCGCTACGACGATAATGAT ATTTATTTGCACACCGGTCCGTTATGCCACATAGGAGGAATATCGTCGGCCATGGCAGTGCTAATGGCCGGAGGTTGCCATGTTATGATGCCGAAATTCGAAGCTCGCTTAGCATGTGAAGCCATCAGGGAACACAGCGTGACTTCTTTGATCACCGTGCCGACGATGATGGCTGATTTAATCACTATTAATAG GGCACAGCAACCCTCTGGAAGTTTTGAATCCGTGACGAAGATCTTGAATGGTGGCGGTGGTTTGTCTCCTCTGCTTTTCCAAGATGCTACCAAAATTTTCCCAAGAGCCACGATTCTCTCAGCTTACG GAATGACTGAGGCATGTTCCTCACTAACTTTCATGACTCTTAAAGATCCAACACAAGATCGGAGCCATACCCAGAAGCAAAATGATGTAACAAACTCCAACTTAAGTGCTCAAGGAGGTGTCTGTGTAGGCAAGCCCGCACCACATATCGAGCTAAAAGTACACGCGGAGGAGCCTTCGAGTCCGGGGAGAATATTCATGAGGGGTCCTCACGCAATGCTCCGTTACTGGGGTCAATCCATGCATTCGAATCCTTTCAACCAAGGTTGGATCGATACAGGAGATATAGGGCAGTTGGATGATCGTGGTAATCTTTGGCTGTTCGGTCGCGAAAAGGATAAGATCAAGACCGGAGGGGAGAACATTTATCCCGAAGAG GTTGAATCTGTCATATCCCTTCATCCAGGAGTCTCCAAGATCGTCGTTGTGGGCGTCCCGGATGCCAGATTAACCGAGATGGTAATAGGCTGTGTTCAATTGAAACAAGGCTGGAGATGGTCTGATGGTAACTCGGCGGAAGCCGGAGCCCAAGTTTTGTCAGGCGAGAGCCTCAGGCAATATTGTAAAGACAAGAATTTGACAGG ATTTAAAATTCCAAAAAGATTTGTTTTATGGAGGACTGAGTTCCCATTAACGACAACTGGGAAATTGAGGAGAGACCAAGTCAGAGCACAACTCATATCTCAAACACAGTTTTTGTCCAGCAAACTCTGA
- the LOC140983833 gene encoding uncharacterized protein has product MVSPECWNEVGEKPLVQPEFVEEMNEKINLIRKRMKAYRDRQASYANKRRRPIEFQVGDQVFLKVSPFRGTMRFGRKRKLAPRYIGPYTIVERIGLLAYRLDLPQSLSAIHDVFHILNRKDKQLRNKTIPLVMVQWSRHGTE; this is encoded by the exons atggTATCGCCTGAATGTTGGAATGAGGTTGGAGAAAAACCATTGGTACAACCTGAGTTTGTTGAAGAGATGaatgaaaagataaatttgATTAGAAAAAGGATGAAAGCATATCGGGATCGTCAAGCTAGCTACGCGAATAAAAGACGCAGGCCTATAGAATTTCAGGTTGGCGATCAAGTTTTCTTGAAAGTGTCACCGTTCCGTGGCACGATGAGATTTGGGCGAAAAAGGAAGTTAGCTCCACGTTATATTGGACCGTATACAATTGTTGAGAGGATCGGTTTATTGGCTTATAGATTGGACTTGCCACAGAGTTTGTCTGCTatacatgatgtgtttcat ATTCTTAATCGAAAGGATAAGCAACTTCGAAAtaagactattccgctggttATGGTACAATGGAGTAGACATGggactgaatag